A genome region from Carassius gibelio isolate Cgi1373 ecotype wild population from Czech Republic chromosome A23, carGib1.2-hapl.c, whole genome shotgun sequence includes the following:
- the LOC127944703 gene encoding beta-1,4-galactosyltransferase 5, with translation MPTHMRLRRRSFLGLLFLFSLSTSALYFIYSAPGIVNEYLFMAQARGIQIRENVRNMGAQVLEQMVRSAYNINGTDYTYEFNLSETGVPSTPYLPEGFTYMPDQVCPEKLPSMKGQLKVNVSEITLDEVEKLLKQEDPSLSRGGHWKPHDCLPRWKVAILVPFRKRHEHLPILFRHLIPALQRQRLQFAFYIIEQAGNEPFNRAMLFNVGFKEAMKDLNWDCVIFHDVDHILENDRNYYGCGEMPRHFAVKLNKYSYMLPYEEFFGGVSGLTVEQFRKINGFPNAFWGWGGEDDDLWKRVQFAGYNVSRPHGDIGRYMSIPHHHRGEVQFLGRYKLLHRSKERQSLDGLNNLNYSPLVSRRSLYTNVSVTLSRDLAPVADY, from the exons tTAATGAGTACCTGTTCATGGCTCAGGCCCGTGGAATCCAGATCCGGGAGAATGTGAGGAACATGGGAGCTCAGGTCCTTGAGCAGATGGTGCGCAGTGCTTACAACATCAACGGCACAG ACTACACATATGAGTTTAACTTGAGTGAGACAGGTGTCCCCAGCACTCCTTACCTCCCGGAGGGCTTCACATATATGCCTGATCAGGTCTGCCCGGAGAAACTGCCCTCCATGA AGGGCCAGCTGAAGGTGAACGTGAGTGAGATCACTCTAGACGAGGTTGAGAAACTTCTCAAGCAGGAAGATCCAAGTCTGTCACGTGGAGGCCACTGGAAACCGCACGACTGTCTCCCACGATGGAAG GTGGCCATCTTGGTTCCTTTCCGTAAGCGTCATGAGCACCTTCCCATACTTTTCCGGCATCTGATCCCAGCGCTTCAGAGGCAGAGACTGCAGTTCGCTTTCTACATCATTGAACAG GCAGGAAATGAACCGTTCAATCGTGCCATGCTGTTTAACGTCGGATTCAAAGAGGCCATGAAGGACTTGAACTGGGATTGTGTAATATTTCACGATGTTGACCACATTCTGGAAAATGACCGCAACTACTATGGTTGTGGTGAGATGCCGAGACACTTTGCGGTCAAACTCAACAAGTACTCTTACAT GCTTCCCTATGAGGAGTTCTTTGGTGGTGTGAGTGGACTCACCGTGGAGCAGTTCAGGAAGATAAACGGCTTTCCCAATGCATTCTGGGGCTGGGGAGGGGAAGACGACGACCTTTGGAAGAG GGTTCAGTTTGCTGGCTACAACGTGAGTCGGCCTCATGGAGACATCGGTCGTTACATGTCTATTCCACACCACCACCGCGGGGAAGTCCAGTTTCTGGGCCG ATACAAGTTGCTGCATAGATCCAAGGAGAGACAGAGCCTGGACGGCCTGAATAACTTGAATTACTCCCCTCTAGTGTCCCGGAGGAGTCTGTACACTAACGTGTCAGTGACGCTCAGTCGAGACCTGGCGCCTGTCGCCGATTACTGA